The Deinococcus sp. Marseille-Q6407 genome has a window encoding:
- a CDS encoding alpha/beta hydrolase family protein, whose amino-acid sequence MTLLHEEPVRFRVGEEQLVGLLHLPAGAGQERPARGWPALLMLHGFTGHKAGDHRLHTLFARQMAARGVAVLRFDFRGYGDSQGDFAAVTPARQLEDVQAAAGWLRAHPDTDPERLMLLGHSLGGLLAAQSAASVNPHRLALWAPALPDYFLQYLPGGQLPAGTQDLSGWPLGRPFLEEVLRLNPLRAARQWGGVAAVLHGDADEDCPSAWGERYAEALGPGTELALIEDSNHTFDNLDHIQTLFTLTAHFLLGEPLGAAGTGGRRTGGAGMQA is encoded by the coding sequence ATGACGCTGCTGCACGAGGAACCGGTTCGTTTCCGGGTGGGTGAAGAACAACTGGTCGGTCTGCTGCACCTGCCGGCCGGCGCGGGCCAGGAACGCCCGGCCCGGGGCTGGCCCGCGCTGCTGATGTTGCACGGCTTTACCGGCCACAAGGCGGGCGACCACCGGCTGCACACCCTGTTTGCCCGCCAGATGGCGGCGCGCGGCGTGGCTGTGCTGCGCTTCGACTTCCGGGGCTACGGCGACTCGCAGGGCGACTTTGCGGCCGTTACCCCGGCCCGGCAGCTGGAAGATGTGCAGGCGGCCGCCGGCTGGCTGCGCGCCCACCCGGACACCGACCCCGAGCGGCTGATGCTGTTGGGACACTCGCTGGGCGGCCTGCTGGCGGCGCAGAGCGCGGCGAGCGTGAACCCGCACCGGCTGGCGCTGTGGGCGCCGGCCCTGCCCGACTATTTCCTGCAATACCTCCCCGGCGGCCAGCTGCCGGCCGGCACGCAGGACCTCAGCGGCTGGCCGCTGGGCCGGCCCTTTCTGGAAGAGGTGCTGCGGCTCAACCCGCTCAGGGCCGCCCGGCAGTGGGGCGGAGTGGCGGCCGTGCTGCACGGCGACGCCGACGAGGACTGTCCCAGCGCCTGGGGTGAGCGGTATGCCGAGGCCCTGGGTCCCGGCACCGAGCTGGCCCTGATCGAGGACTCCAACCATACCTTCGACAATCTGGACCATATCCAGACCCTATTTACCCTGACCGCACACTTTCTGCTGGGCGAACCGCTCGGGGCAGCAGGTACTGGCGGGAGAAGGACCGGAGGAGCGGGTATGCAAGCCTAG
- a CDS encoding exonuclease SbcCD subunit D, which produces MRVLHTADFHAGRVLRGFDRTPEIHAALTEIAGLAVSERADAVLISGDLFDTANPSADAETAIFDFFLQLRAAGIPAVAIAGNHDSAARLASVTGLLNVVDVQLVAEVTADPAALIRHVPTRSGETLTVGALPYLSERRLIRGADLLGGEVGEWRQKYRQGMDFFLNHLSRGFQPGNVNMLMLHATLDGAQPSGSEKTMQFHLDNAYTVSEQQLPATAQYVALGHIHRPQQMSGAPLAHYPGSVIQLDFGEGGEKKQVNLVEVSPGQPARVTPIPLSSGRELRTLRVPLEQVEARLERERERADGALLKVLVEAPKGTATAGLKDRVLKVLPSALAVELSATQDDLALPSLKREGLSLMELYERYWQERRGALPDSQRAAFREAQDAVLSHVDGGQGEEEAAV; this is translated from the coding sequence ATGCGCGTACTGCACACCGCCGACTTTCACGCTGGGCGCGTGCTGAGAGGCTTTGACCGGACCCCCGAAATTCACGCGGCCCTGACCGAGATTGCGGGGCTGGCCGTCAGCGAGCGGGCCGACGCCGTGCTGATCAGCGGCGACCTGTTCGACACGGCGAATCCCAGCGCCGATGCCGAAACGGCCATTTTCGATTTTTTCCTGCAACTGCGCGCCGCCGGGATTCCGGCCGTCGCCATTGCCGGCAACCACGACTCGGCGGCGCGGCTGGCCTCGGTCACCGGGCTGCTGAACGTGGTTGACGTGCAGCTGGTGGCCGAAGTGACCGCCGACCCGGCCGCCCTGATCCGGCACGTGCCCACCCGCAGCGGCGAAACGCTGACAGTGGGCGCCCTGCCCTACCTCTCGGAGCGGCGGCTGATTCGCGGCGCCGACCTGCTGGGCGGCGAGGTGGGCGAGTGGCGGCAGAAATACCGTCAGGGGATGGACTTTTTCCTGAACCACCTCAGCCGGGGCTTTCAGCCGGGCAACGTCAACATGCTGATGCTACATGCCACGCTGGACGGCGCCCAGCCCAGCGGCTCGGAAAAGACGATGCAGTTTCACCTGGACAACGCCTACACCGTCTCCGAGCAGCAGCTGCCGGCCACCGCGCAGTACGTGGCGCTGGGCCACATTCACCGGCCGCAGCAGATGTCGGGCGCCCCGCTGGCGCACTACCCAGGCAGCGTCATTCAGCTGGACTTTGGCGAGGGCGGCGAGAAAAAACAGGTGAATCTGGTGGAAGTTTCGCCCGGTCAGCCGGCCCGCGTGACCCCCATTCCGCTGAGCAGCGGCCGTGAGCTGCGGACCCTGCGGGTGCCGCTGGAACAGGTGGAAGCCCGGCTGGAACGCGAGCGCGAGCGGGCCGACGGTGCCCTGCTGAAAGTGCTGGTCGAGGCGCCCAAGGGCACCGCCACCGCCGGCCTAAAAGACCGGGTGTTGAAAGTGCTGCCCTCGGCGCTGGCCGTGGAACTGAGCGCCACCCAGGACGACCTGGCCCTGCCCAGCCTCAAGCGCGAGGGCCTCAGCCTGATGGAGCTGTACGAGCGCTACTGGCAGGAAAGGCGCGGGGCACTGCCCGACAGCCAGCGGGCAGCCTTCCGGGAAGCGCAGGACGCCGTGCTGAGCCACGTGGACGGCGGCCAGGGCGAGGAAGAGGCCGCCGTATGA